Within the Photobacterium swingsii genome, the region GCAATCAGCGTGGTCAGTTTTGCTGTTATGGGTTATCTGACATCGCGTTGGATCCCAGAAGCAAAGCCAAGCACACCCGATATCCCTTTCAAATGGCAACCATTTCGCCAAACACGGCATACACTGATACTGGCTCGTAAAGACAAGACCATCTTTCAATGTGTGATTGGTATTAGTTGGTTCTGGTTCTTAGGCGCGTGTTATTTAACGCAGTTTCCTAACTTCGCCAAGCAATACCTGGGAGGAAATGCCGCATCAGTATCTTTTTTGCTGGCGCTGTTTTCAATTGGTATCGCTGTTGGTTCACTGCTGTGTGACCGATTATCTAATCACAGAATTGAGCCCGGTATCGTACCGCTTGGTAGTTTAGGCATCACGATTTTCACCGCTGATCTCATGTTTGCCACGCCAGATACAATTACGGCAGCAGATTCATTCCTCGCATTTGTCACGAACCCTGAATTACTTCGAGTATTCATTTCGTTAACTATGCTTGGTGTGTCAGGTGGTATTTTTATCGTACCTTTATATGCCATGATGCAGCACCGAGCCAAAGCCGAAGAGCGCGCCCAAATCATTGCTGCAAATAATATCTGGAATGCCTTATTCATGGTCATGAGTGCAATCACTGCGATTATTTGCCTCTCGATACTGGGTATGGGGATCCCTCAGTTCTTCTTCATGCTAGCTATGATGAACTTAGTGGCTGTTTGCTATATTTATTGCCAAGTACCTGATTTCTTTTGGCGTTTTATGGTGTGGCTCGTTACCCACACTATGTATCGCGTAAAGCACAAGAACTTGCTGAATATACCTGAAACCGGTGGTGCTTTGATTGTATGTAATCACGTTACTTACATGGATGCACTCATACTAGCAGGCGCAACCCCCCGTCCGATTCGCTTCTTAATGGATCGTGATATTTACAGCCTACCGCTAGTAAAACGATTCTGTGATGCCTGCAATGTGATCCCCATTGATGCACAAGACCGCCGCTCAGTAGCAAAAGCACTCAATCAAGTGAGCGAGCGCTTAAACCGTGGCGATGTGGTTTGTATCTTCCCTGAAGGGCAACTCACTTACGATGGTGAAATGGGTGCCTTCCAGCGTGGTATTGATATTGTCCTAAAACGCACAAACCCTACCGTCAAAGTTATTCCCATTGCGCTACAAGGCTTATGGGGTAGTTACTTCAGCCGTGAAGGCGGTAGAGCTATTTTGAAAATACCTAAACGTTTTTGGTCAAGAGTCACTGTTATTGCTGGGGAGCCAATGCTCACTAGCGACGTTAATAGCGAGATACTCCACAATTACGTCTCACAACTACGTGACAATAAGGGCTAGCTGACAGCTCTTGTTACTTCAGTGACAGATATATACGCACAAAAAAGGCGCTATTGATAGCGCCTTTTCTTTATGCCTTATCTTGTTGAGCGAGCCATTGCATCAGCTGAATACGTGACACTTTGATCCCTCTGCCACTCAGGTGATGAGGAAAACTTAAGTAACTCACAGGCCTTTTAAAGCTTGTTACTTGCTCTGCCATAAACTGCTCAAATTCACTCACTAAACCGGCATCTAAAGGTAAAGCTGTGGTGACAATAGCAACAGGACGTTGGCCATATTCCTTGTCTGCTTGTGGTAATACAAACGCCTGTTGGATTTTAGGGTGCGTCAATAGCACCTTCTCAATCGCTTCTGGCTGTATATTTTCGCCACCCGAGATAAACATATTATCAGCACGACCAAGAATAAAGAGTTCATCATCTTGCCACTCACCCAAATCTCGGGTACTAAACCACTCACCTTCTGTGGCTGGAAAGATCATTTGGTTGCGGTAGTAGCCTAAGCATAAGCTTGCACCTCGCACAAAAACCTCCCCCTCTTTCACCATCAACTCACGATGTGGGATCACTTGGCCAACGCCGCTGCTGCTATCCGCTCGCTTAACCGTAACGGTCGACGCCATTTCCGTCATGCCATAACCGCACCAACACGCAATACCGGCTTGTTCAGCCTGCTCTGTTAATGCAGGCGGGATCACTGCCCCACCCAGCAACACCTCTTTCAACTGACGATCATTGTTATCTACGGTGTTATTCGGGAAATCCAGCAAACGCTGTAGTTGAGTGGGTACTAATGATGCATGAGTAACACGCTGAAGCTCTTTCGAAAAATCAGACGATTTAGGGATCGTAATACCCGCACCACTGTGCAGCCACCGCCACACAATCGCCATGCCTGATACATGAAATAGCGGCAGTGATAATAGCCATGAATCACTCGCTGCAAAATTCATTAGGCTTAGTAAACCATCAGCACTCGCAAGGTGTTGCTCTGCGGTATGCACAACCGCTTTAGGCAAGCCAGTTGACCCTGATGTTAGGGTATAGGTCACCGCGCGTGAGGGCTGCCAAGTAACAGGAACAAGCCGTG harbors:
- a CDS encoding MFS transporter, producing the protein MSNKPQSRLLTKQRFLPYFLTQALGAFNDNVYKNVLLILIAFSAPGALPFSSDLAINLAAGLFILPFFLFSATAGVLADKYDKALIMRVVKFAEIVIMSLAAVAFLFESYLLLLVLLFLMGTQSTFFGPAKYALLPQHLKKEELVSGNALVETGTFVAILLGTLLAGIIANQDQAPLIAAISVVSFAVMGYLTSRWIPEAKPSTPDIPFKWQPFRQTRHTLILARKDKTIFQCVIGISWFWFLGACYLTQFPNFAKQYLGGNAASVSFLLALFSIGIAVGSLLCDRLSNHRIEPGIVPLGSLGITIFTADLMFATPDTITAADSFLAFVTNPELLRVFISLTMLGVSGGIFIVPLYAMMQHRAKAEERAQIIAANNIWNALFMVMSAITAIICLSILGMGIPQFFFMLAMMNLVAVCYIYCQVPDFFWRFMVWLVTHTMYRVKHKNLLNIPETGGALIVCNHVTYMDALILAGATPRPIRFLMDRDIYSLPLVKRFCDACNVIPIDAQDRRSVAKALNQVSERLNRGDVVCIFPEGQLTYDGEMGAFQRGIDIVLKRTNPTVKVIPIALQGLWGSYFSREGGRAILKIPKRFWSRVTVIAGEPMLTSDVNSEILHNYVSQLRDNKG
- the menE gene encoding o-succinylbenzoate--CoA ligase; the encoded protein is MAEVTTHFSTWPWQHWATERPSAAALSFGEQSFSWHEVSERIEEYAQGLIEQGIKRDQLVAAIAPNSVQLVWLFLATMRIGARYVGLNPRFSDVELNAILGELQPQAIWLPPKSTFLPSLQEHACAKASQILRLLPAIQPRLVPVTWQPSRAVTYTLTSGSTGLPKAVVHTAEQHLASADGLLSLMNFAASDSWLLSLPLFHVSGMAIVWRWLHSGAGITIPKSSDFSKELQRVTHASLVPTQLQRLLDFPNNTVDNNDRQLKEVLLGGAVIPPALTEQAEQAGIACWCGYGMTEMASTVTVKRADSSSGVGQVIPHRELMVKEGEVFVRGASLCLGYYRNQMIFPATEGEWFSTRDLGEWQDDELFILGRADNMFISGGENIQPEAIEKVLLTHPKIQQAFVLPQADKEYGQRPVAIVTTALPLDAGLVSEFEQFMAEQVTSFKRPVSYLSFPHHLSGRGIKVSRIQLMQWLAQQDKA